One Helianthus annuus cultivar XRQ/B chromosome 12, HanXRQr2.0-SUNRISE, whole genome shotgun sequence genomic region harbors:
- the LOC110904586 gene encoding pyridoxal 5'-phosphate synthase-like subunit PDX1.2, translating to MADESAVTVYGNTAITDPSKNNNKNNFSVKVGLAQMLRGGAIIEVTTVDQAKIAESAGACCVIVSEPSGSGIQRMLDPAVVKQIQRSVNVPVMAKARVGHFVEAQILEAVGVDYIDENELDSVADEDHFINKHNFQIPFVCGCGSLGEGLRRVREGAAMIRTQGDRSGSGNIAETVKHVRDVMGKIRVLTNMDEDEVFTFAKELGAPYDILAQTKQMGRLPVVHFASGGIVTPADAALMMQLGCDGVFVGSEVFNSVDPYKSVRAIVQAVRNYNDAHILAKVSSGLNDVVASSSEVADVMTSFNLDP from the coding sequence ATGGCCGACGAAAGTGCAGTAACCGTGTACGGCAACACCGCCATAACCGATCCAAgcaaaaacaacaacaaaaacaactTCTCAGTAAAAGTCGGTTTAGCTCAAATGCTCCGCGGCGGAGCAATCATTGAAGTCACAACCGTTGACCAAGCGAAGATCGCTGAATCCGCCGGAGCTTGTTGCGTCATCGTATCCGAACCGTCCGGATCCGGAATCCAACGGATGCTCGATCCGGCAGTTGTTAAACAGATCCAACGGTCAGTTAACGTTCCGGTGATGGCGAAGGCTCGCGTAGGACATTTCGTTGAAGCGCAGATTCTCGAAGCGGTTGGCGTTGATTACATCGATGAAAACGAGCTTGATTCGGTTGCAGATGAAGATCACTTCATCAACAAGCATAATTTTCAAATTCCGTTTGTGTGCGGTTGCGGTAGCTTGGGGGAGGGGTTACGCCGAGTTCGAGAAGGCGCGGCGATGATACGAACGCAAGGCGATCGGTCCGGTTCTGGAAACATTGCTGAGACGGTTAAACATGTGAGAGATGTGATggggaaaattagggttttgacaAATATGGATGAGGATGAAGTGTTTACGTTTGCGAAAGAGTTAGGCGCGCCTTATGATATTCTGGCGCAGACGAAACAGATGGGGAGGCTTCCGGTTGTGCATTTCGCTTCGGGTGGGATTGTGACGCCTGCGGATGCGGCACTTATGATGCAGTTGGGGTGTGATGGTGTGTTTGTTGGATCTGAGGTGTTTAATTCGGTTGATCCGTATAAGAGTGTTAGGGCGATCGTGCAGGCGGTTAGGAATTATAATGATGCGCATATTTTGGCGAAAGTTAGTAGCGGGTTGAATGATGTGGTTGCGAGTAGCTCCGAGGTGGCTGATGTGATGACTAGCTTTAATCTTGATCCTTAA
- the LOC110904585 gene encoding uncharacterized protein LOC110904585 produces MTTGKPEPSTYPYDPLPSTPQQPQPQYYVVLPFYSSSGHRRRQRLFRRYLYSAITILLLSAALFLLWPSDPYLQVVNLRLDRFKVNTAPISLDIVLAVRIKVRNPDVYSLSYKSLNVSVDYRGERLGFVTSDYGKVKAFGTSYIDATLVLDGAGVVSQAVFLIEDLLRGEIPLTTVSEIRGGLGVVLFDLPIKAKLSCEVVMNIRNQTIERQDCCPA; encoded by the exons ATGACAACCGGAAAACCCGAACCATCCACCTACCCATACGATCCTCTTCCTTCCACTCCTCAACAACCCCAACCTCAATACTACGTCGTTTTACCCTTCTACTCCTCCTCCGGCCACCGTAGACGGCAGCGATTATTCCGCCGCTACCTCTACTCCGCCATCACCATCCTCCTCCTCTCCGCCGCTCTCTTCCTCCTCTGGCCATCCGATCCGTACCTGCAAGTCGTCAACCTTCGTCTCGATCGCTTCAAAGTCAACACTGCTCCGATCTCGCTCGATATTGTGCTAGCTGTACGGATCAAGGTTCGGAATCCAGATGTTTACTCTCTCAGTTATAAATCGCTCAATGTGTCGGTTGATTATAGAGGAGAGAGGCTAGGGTTTGTGACGTCAGATTACGGAAAAGTGAAGGCATTTGGTACGTCATATATTGATGCGACGCTTGTTCTTGACGGAGCGGGAGTGGTTTCTCAGGCGGTTTTTTTGATTGAGGATTTGCTGAGAGGTGAGATTCCGTTGACTACGGTTTCGGAGATTCGTGGTGGTCTTGGAGTTGTGCTGTTTGATCTTCCGATTAAG GCCAAGTTATCATGTGAGGTTGTAATGAACATACGCAATCAAACAATTGAACGTCAAGATTGCTGTCCTGCG TGA
- the LOC110904584 gene encoding katanin p60 ATPase-containing subunit A1, with the protein MAGTSLAGLQDHLKLAREYALEGLYDTSVIFFDGAIAQINKHLSTLDDPMVRAKWTNVRKNLLEETEVVKQLDAEKGSLKETIMGRRPSSPPISAKKSSFVFQPLDEYPTSSGAPPMDDPDVWRPPSRDTSTRRSVRAGPGATRKTAQDGAWARGSATRGGATARGGKAGASSRVNPGAKTSTTGKKGTGSGKPSTGKDDAVNGDGEEGKSKRGQYEGPDADLAATLERDVLDAAPGVRFDDVAGLSEAKRLLEEAVVLPLLMPDYFQGIRRPWKGVLMFGPPGTGKTLLAKAVATECGTTFFNVSSASLASKWRGESERMVRCLFDLARSYAPSTIFIDEIDSLCTSRGASGEHESSRRVKSEVLVQVDGVNNTGTNEDGSRKIVMVLAATNFPWDIDEALRRRLEKRIYIPLPNFESRRELIKINLRTVEVSTDVDIDEVARRTEGYSGDDLTNVCRDASLNGMRRKIAGKTREEIKNMSKEDISKDPIAMCDFEEAITKVQPSVSAADIERHEKWFAEFGSA; encoded by the exons ATGGCAGGCACATCGCTTGCCGGATTACAGGATCATCTCAAATTAGCCAGAGAATATGCACTCGAAGGACTGTACGATACTTCCGTTATCTTCTTCGATGGCGCCATAGCTCAGATCAACAA GCATTTAAGCACTCTGGATGATCCTATGGTCCGTGCAAAGTGGACAAATGTAAGAAAAAACCTGTTAGAGGAAACCGAGGTTGTAAAGCAATTAGACGCTGAAAAGGGGTCTTTGAAGGAGACTATAATGGGCAGAAGGCCTTCTTCACCTCCAATTTCCGCAAAGAAATCATCTTTCGTGTTTCAACCATTGGATGAGTACCCAACTTCTTCCGGTGCTCCTCCCATGGACGATCCGGATGTGTGGAGACCGCCAAGTCGAGACACTTCAACTAGAAGATCCGTAAGAGCTGGTCCGGGGGCTACAAGAAAGACGGCACAGGACGGGGCTTGGGCTCGCGGTTCTGCCACGAGAGGCGGTGCAACGGCTCGTGGAGGGAAGGCTGGTGCTTCTAGCAGGGTTAACCCGGGAGCTAAAACATCAACTACTGGGAAGAAAGGAACCGGTTCAGGAAAACCATCCACAGGGAAGGATGATGCTGTG AACGGTGACGGTGAAGAGGGGAAGTCAAAACGTGGGCAGTATGAAGGCCCTGATGCTGACTTGGCGGCAACGCTCGAAAGAGATGTCTTAGATGCCGCCCCTGGAGTGAGATTTGATGACGTGGCAGGACTGAGTGAAGCCAAAAGACTACTAGAAGAAGCTGTGGTTCTTCCACTATTGATGCCTGATTATTTCCAG GGAATCAGGAGACCGTGGAAAGGTGTTCTTATGTTTGGTCCACCTGGCACTGGGAAGACACTACTAGCTAAAGCCGTTGCTACCGAGTGTGGCACCACATTCTTTAACGTTTCTTCTGCTAGCTTGGCTTCCAAATGGCGCGGAGAGAGTGAACGCATGGTTCGATGCTTGTTCGATCTCGCCAGATCATACGCACCAAGCACAATTTTCATCGATGAAATCGATTCTCTTTGTACTTCCCGTGG AGCCTCAGGGGAACACGAATCTTCTAGAAGGGTTAAATCTGAAGTTTTAGTTCAGGTGGATGGTGTAAACAACACAGGCACTAATGAAGACGGTAGTCGCAAAATCGTGATGGTTTTAGCAGCTACAAATTTCCCATGGGATATTGATGAAGCATTAAG GCGACGTCTGGAAAAGAGAATTTATATTCCTCTGCCTAATTTCGAGAGTAGAAGAGAGCTAATAAAGATCAATTTGAGAACCGTTGAG GTATCTACTGACGTGGACATTGATGAGGTGGCTCGTCGAACAGAGGGATATAGCGGTGATGATTTGACAAATGTATGCCGAGATGCTTCCTTAAACGGGATGAGACGTAAGATAGCAGGGAAGACACGCGAAGAAATTAAGAACATGTCTAAAGAAGATATCTCAAAAGATCCTATTGCAATGTGTGACTTTGAAGAGGCTATCACCAAGGTTCAGCCTAGTGTATCTGCTGCTGATATCGAACGCCATGAGAAGTGGTTTGCTGAATTTGGATCTGCTTAA